A DNA window from Solanum lycopersicum chromosome 3, SLM_r2.1 contains the following coding sequences:
- the LOC138347589 gene encoding secreted RxLR effector protein 161-like: protein MDETHPLSTPMVVHSLDVNMDPFRPQEKDEEILGSKVPYLSAIGALMYLANTTRPDIIFDVNFLASPNLVCYADAGYLSDPHKVRSQTGYVFICGGTSISWRSTKQSIVATSSDLAEIIANHEASRECMWLRSMIHLIREKCGLGCDKVPTTSYEDNAACIA, encoded by the exons ATGGATGAAACACATCCATTAAGTACTCCGATGGTTGTTCATTCACTTGATGTGAATATGGATCCATTCCGACCTCAAGAAAaggatgaagagattcttggtTCTAAAGTaccatatcttagtgcaattggtGCACTAATGTATCTTGCTAATACTACGAGGCCTGATATAATTTTTGATGTTAACTTTTTAGCAAG CCCAAATCTTGTTTGTTATGCTGATGCaggatatttatctgatccacaCAAAGTTCGATCCCAAACAggctatgtgtttatatgtgggGGGACTTCCATATCTTGGAGATCTACAAAGCAGTCAATCGTAGCCACTTCATCTGATCTTGCAGAAATAATAGCTAATCATGAAGCAAGTAGAGAATGTATGTGGTTAAGGTCTATGATACATCTCATTCGAGAAAAATGTGGTTTGGGTTGTGATAAAGTACCCACCACTTCATATGAAGATAATGCAGCATGCATAGCATAA